In the Terriglobus sp. RCC_193 genome, GACCAAACCCATGTTCCGATGGCCGCTCCGCCATAAATTGCAGGGCCTTCGAGTGCGGCGCTTCCACCAGAACCGACGGTAGTAATTGCAGCGATCAACTTCACAGGTGTCGAACGCAGATCGATCTTCCCGTCATTCTCGTGATACATCTCGATCACTTCTTCTGTGGAATGCAGATTGGGATCGGGCGTACCAAACTGCATCAGAAGTCCAGTAACGATACCGCCGATAGTCAGTCCCGGGATGATGATCCAATGATGCGCAAGATATAGAGCAAGCACGCCAGGCCAGATGTAGCGCAACAAGACGGTTGCGACCACAGTAATTCCCAGGCCTGCAGTAATGCCAACGATGGGAGCTACGATTAACCAACGATGGAGATTCCGTTCGTAAGTGCTGGAAAGATCTTCACGCACTAACGGAAGAGAACGACTCAACCAGCCTCTTCTGGGTTTCTCGATAGTCACTCGGTAGCTCCTTCAGCTTCGCCATCGAGCAAGACAATCTTGTTCAGCGAGGCGATCAGTTCAGGCGCCCAGAGGCGCAGTTCGCGAGCATGATCTCTGGAGAGTCGAGCCAACATTTTTTTACCGGCGGGCGTCAGCTGCAGGATCACATAGCGCCGATTCACTTTCAGCTTGTCGCGCACAAGAAAGCCGGCAACTTCGCATCGCTTACAGAGTTCCACTGCACTGTTGTGGTGTAACTGCAGTCGATCAGCGATATAGGCAACGGTAACAAGCGTATCGGGTGGCGCTCCGGCAATCTGCAGCAAAAGCTGATGCTGTTGCGGAAGAAGCCCTGCTTTTTCAGCGGCCAGTTCACTGTAATGCAGAAAACGGCGGAGATCCGCCCGAAAGGCTGCCAGTGCTACCGTCAGTTGCTTATCTCCGGAAGTCGGCTTCACACATATATCGTATCACGATGTATTCGTGAAAGCCGTACCGCTGCTTCTGCTAAAACCAGCGGCGCGTCCGAAAAAATGCGAGTGGTAGAACAACGGACAAGAGCATTAAACCCAAGGCATAAGGGTAGCCGTGCGCCCACTGCAATTCCGGCATATGCTCAAAATTCATTCCATAGATGGAGCCGATCAGCGTGGGAGGTAAGAAGATTACGGCTGCCACGCTGAGCGTCTTCATAATTGCATTCTGCTGAATGGAGATGAGGCCAATATTCGAATCAAGCAGGAATTGAATCTGCGTCTGCAAAAAGTTGTCGTGCTCCAACAGCGACTGCACATCCAGCGTGAGCGTCTTCAACCTAACGTCCAGCCCCGAGTCGTTCTCTATCTGAAGCTTCAGAAAAGGAAGTGCGCGACCAATACTATGCAGGCTCTGACGCACGCGTGCTGCAAGCTCTCCTGCATTGCCAATGCGTTTCAAGAGCTGGCTCAGGTCCTTTGCCGCAATGCTTTCCATGGAACTCGACGTATCGCGCGAGAAGATCTCAAGTGAGATGGGATCCAGTGCATCACCAATCTCTTCCAGGATGTCAGCGTCACGGTCTACGATGGTCTCCAATAGACAGAGCAGTAAGGACAGCGATGATGGAAATGCCTGTTCCGGTTTACGTGTCCGCGCGAGGAACTGGGCAAACGACCTTGGCTCTGCATAACGCAGCGTGATGAATTGCTGCCGCACCAGGACGAGCGTGAAGCTTGTCAGCCCTGGTTCTCCCCTACTTCCCCGTTCCACCGCGCGTACGGTGATATAAGTAGCGTCTCCCTCATGATAGAGCGCGCTGCTGCTCTCTACCTCACGCATCTCTTCCCGCGTCGGAATGGTGATCTTTAATTCCGCTTCTACACGCTGCTCTTCTTCCGCGGACGGCGCATAGAGATCAATCCATGCTGCATCCTTCAGATCACCTTCTGCACCAATTTCCAACTGACCAGCGCGATCATAGTATGTCGTTAACATTCTGTGGAGGAAGCAGCCTTTCTTTCTGAAAATCGAAACGGATTGAAGGAAGTATGGTGATCGAAACTTTCTCCGCCTTCGATTCGCTTCAAAGCATAGATGACGGCATAGGTCAGCGGTGTTGCCAACACTTCATAGCTGACCTTCAACACATAGCTGCTAAGAATCATGAAGAACATTGTTCTTGCGGGAACGAT is a window encoding:
- a CDS encoding MarR family transcriptional regulator; its protein translation is MKPTSGDKQLTVALAAFRADLRRFLHYSELAAEKAGLLPQQHQLLLQIAGAPPDTLVTVAYIADRLQLHHNSAVELCKRCEVAGFLVRDKLKVNRRYVILQLTPAGKKMLARLSRDHARELRLWAPELIASLNKIVLLDGEAEGATE
- a CDS encoding magnesium transporter CorA family protein, producing the protein MEIGAEGDLKDAAWIDLYAPSAEEEQRVEAELKITIPTREEMREVESSSALYHEGDATYITVRAVERGSRGEPGLTSFTLVLVRQQFITLRYAEPRSFAQFLARTRKPEQAFPSSLSLLLCLLETIVDRDADILEEIGDALDPISLEIFSRDTSSSMESIAAKDLSQLLKRIGNAGELAARVRQSLHSIGRALPFLKLQIENDSGLDVRLKTLTLDVQSLLEHDNFLQTQIQFLLDSNIGLISIQQNAIMKTLSVAAVIFLPPTLIGSIYGMNFEHMPELQWAHGYPYALGLMLLSVVLPLAFFRTRRWF